One genomic window of Notamacropus eugenii isolate mMacEug1 chromosome 6, mMacEug1.pri_v2, whole genome shotgun sequence includes the following:
- the LOC140511030 gene encoding olfactory receptor 4X2-like, producing LGPEALVQTGNVTEFIFLGLSPNLQIQRICFMVFFFLYMAAVLGNSLIVLTVNFSKSLDTPMYFFLSHLSFVEICYFSTTSPKLIADLLVERKSISLEACITQVFFIHFFGGIEMFLLTIMAYDRYLAICKPLHYVTIMNHRICDLLVGIAWLGGILHSTAQILLLIPLPFCGPNVIDHYFCDVLPLLELACTDTFFTGLFIVANGGSLSVVSFIILLSSYSVILFHLRGHSKEGRQKALSTCASHITVVILFFGPCVFIYLRPNTTCSLDKMVAVFYTVITPLLNPVIYSLRNAEVKNAMRKLWVRALKQGEA from the coding sequence CTTGGACCAGAAGCCCTGGTGCAGACTGGCAATGTGACAGAATTTATCTTTCTAGGACTCTCTCCCAATCTTCAGATTCAGAGAATTTGTTTTATGGTGTTTTTCTTCTTATACATGGCTGCTGTGTTGGGGAATTCCCTCATTGTGTTGACTGTCAACTTCAGCAAGAGTCTTGATACCCCCATGTATTTCTTCCTCAGCCACCTCTCCTTTGTGGAGATCTGTTATTTCTCCACCACTTCCCCCAAACTCATTGCTGATTTACTTGTTGAGAGGAAATCCATCTCCCTAGAGGCCTGCATCACACAAGTGTTCTTCATCCATTTCTTTGGTGGCATTGAGATGTTTCTACTCACAATAATGGCTTATGACCGATACTTGGCCATCTGTAAGCCTCTGCACTATGTGACCATTATGAACCATCGGATTTGTGACCTCCTCGTGGGGATAGCCTGGTTGGGTGGTATTTTGCACTCCACTGCCCAAATTCTCCTCCTAATCCCTTTACCCTTCTGTGGCCCTAATGTGATTGACCATTATTTCTGTGATGTGCTCCCTCTGCTGGAACTTGCCTGCACTGACACCTTCTTCACTGGGTTGTTTATTGTGGCTAATGGGGGGAGCCTGTCAGTGGTGAGCTTCATCATTCTCCTGAGCTCATACAGTGTTATCTTGTTCCACCTAAGGGGGCACAGCAAGGAAGGACGCCAGAAAGCCCTCTCCACTTGTGCTTCCCACATCACTGTGGTCATCTTGTTCTTTGGGCCCTGTGTGTTTATCTACCTTCGGCCAAACACCACGTGCTCCTTGGACAAGATGGTGGCCGTGTTCTACACAGTGATCACTCCCCTCCTGAACCCAGTCATCTATTCCTTGAGGAATGCTGAAGTGAAGAATGCCATGAGGAAGCTGTGGGTCAGGGCACTGAAACAAGGAGAGGCATGA